The Erythrobacter sp. Alg231-14 genome has a segment encoding these proteins:
- a CDS encoding SDR family oxidoreductase produces the protein MTTNTNGRCHGKLALVTGGAQGLGRAHCIRLAQEGARVLVTDINADGASDTADIVNAEMGAGTAYSIRHDVTDPQSWEAAVDAARENIGGLNVLVNNAGIGVPGNIEDCDFGDWQRCFSINVDSIFHGCQKALPLMREHAPGSIVNISSIAGLIASDTMPAYNASKASVWMLSKSIALHCAKKNMQIRCNSVHPTFVDTPILDGTARSAQLDKDVLLEKLARQIPLKFVGEPNDIANAVVYLASDESRFMTGAEMKLDGGISAM, from the coding sequence ATGACCACGAACACAAACGGGCGCTGCCACGGCAAACTCGCATTGGTAACAGGCGGCGCACAGGGTCTTGGTCGGGCGCATTGTATTCGCTTGGCCCAGGAAGGCGCCCGCGTTCTGGTGACCGACATCAACGCCGATGGTGCAAGCGACACCGCCGATATCGTCAACGCCGAAATGGGTGCGGGCACCGCCTATTCTATTCGTCACGATGTGACCGACCCACAAAGCTGGGAAGCCGCTGTCGATGCTGCGCGCGAGAATATTGGCGGCCTGAACGTGTTGGTGAACAATGCAGGCATCGGCGTTCCGGGCAACATCGAAGATTGCGACTTTGGCGATTGGCAGCGTTGTTTCTCGATCAATGTCGATTCAATCTTTCACGGCTGTCAAAAAGCACTGCCGTTGATGCGAGAACACGCGCCAGGGTCAATTGTGAACATTTCCAGCATCGCCGGCCTTATCGCCAGCGACACAATGCCCGCCTACAACGCATCGAAAGCAAGCGTTTGGATGCTGTCGAAATCAATCGCGCTGCATTGCGCGAAGAAGAATATGCAGATCCGTTGCAATTCTGTGCACCCAACATTTGTCGACACGCCGATCCTGGATGGGACCGCGCGCTCGGCTCAGCTTGATAAAGACGTTCTGCTTGAGAAATTGGCGCGTCAAATCCCGCTCAAATTCGTGGGTGAACCTAACGATATCGCCAACGCGGTCGTATATTTGGCCAGCGATGAGAGCCGGTTCATGACCGGAGCAGAGATGAAATTGGATGGCGGCATCTCAGCGATGTAG
- a CDS encoding PspC domain-containing protein, which produces MSNLTNRNGGAPQNGFRLDKPEGKVFGVCSGLANWSGVDALIWRLGFVGTTLLGFGLPVLIYLAIAFIAD; this is translated from the coding sequence ATGAGCAATCTGACAAACCGCAACGGCGGTGCGCCACAGAACGGGTTCCGCCTCGACAAGCCAGAAGGCAAAGTCTTTGGAGTGTGTTCTGGTCTTGCAAATTGGTCGGGCGTTGACGCTTTGATCTGGCGCTTGGGCTTTGTCGGCACGACCCTGTTGGGATTTGGCCTTCCCGTTCTGATCTACCTCGCCATCGCTTTTATCGCAGATTGA
- a CDS encoding enoyl-CoA hydratase yields MFTNETATRFASAAFSVVISAAFFAYAIIPASPGVMA; encoded by the coding sequence ATGTTCACCAATGAAACCGCAACTCGCTTCGCCTCTGCCGCTTTCTCAGTGGTGATCTCGGCAGCATTCTTCGCCTACGCCATCATCCCTGCAAGCCCCGGCGTAATGGCATAA
- the recF gene encoding DNA replication/repair protein RecF (All proteins in this family for which functions are known are DNA-binding proteins that assist the filamentation of RecA onto DNA for the initiation of recombination or recombinational repair.), protein MPLAKITLQNFRNHAASELADTAHFNLLVGENGAGKTNVLEAISLLSPGRGLRRAALVDLARKETPDAADGAFAIGASLIEQGQISARIGTYTQPAKPTRRLVRINGADASASALSEWHAVSWLTPAMDGLFTDSAGARRRFMDRMALAIEPGHAKAVGQLETALRERNRLLEERGDARWLDAIEAQAAQHGSLVAQTRARLVAMLGDELSALPPEPFARPILTYVPGGPIDPSDLLAELARARPRDRAAGRALSGPHRDELQVVMAQSDMTPGQPAASCSTGEQKAMLIAITLAHGVLAASGRPSVLLLDEVAAHLDPVRRTELFRRLRGGGAQIWMTGTEIAPFADITAEAAIWRVSDGALERL, encoded by the coding sequence ATGCCGCTCGCGAAAATCACTCTTCAGAACTTTCGAAATCACGCCGCAAGTGAGTTGGCGGACACGGCGCACTTCAATTTATTGGTGGGCGAAAACGGGGCAGGTAAGACCAATGTCCTCGAAGCGATCTCTTTGCTTAGCCCCGGTCGTGGATTGCGCCGCGCGGCTTTGGTGGACTTGGCCCGCAAAGAAACGCCCGATGCGGCGGACGGCGCCTTTGCCATTGGGGCAAGTCTAATCGAACAGGGCCAAATCTCTGCGAGGATTGGCACATACACCCAACCGGCAAAGCCCACGCGGCGGCTGGTTCGGATCAACGGCGCCGATGCCAGCGCCAGCGCCCTATCCGAATGGCATGCCGTGTCATGGCTCACCCCGGCGATGGACGGATTGTTCACCGACAGCGCAGGTGCCCGCCGGCGGTTCATGGATCGCATGGCGCTGGCCATTGAACCGGGGCACGCGAAAGCGGTGGGGCAATTGGAAACGGCATTGCGAGAACGCAACCGCCTGCTCGAAGAGCGGGGCGATGCGCGTTGGTTGGACGCCATAGAGGCGCAAGCGGCCCAGCACGGCAGCCTTGTAGCGCAAACACGCGCGCGGTTGGTGGCGATGTTGGGGGATGAATTGTCAGCCCTTCCCCCCGAACCCTTTGCGCGGCCAATTCTTACTTATGTTCCGGGCGGGCCGATCGATCCGTCGGACTTATTGGCGGAATTAGCCCGCGCGCGGCCGCGCGACCGCGCCGCCGGACGTGCCCTATCGGGCCCTCATCGCGATGAATTGCAGGTGGTGATGGCGCAAAGCGACATGACCCCCGGTCAACCCGCGGCCTCTTGTTCGACCGGCGAACAAAAGGCGATGTTGATTGCGATCACATTGGCTCACGGAGTGTTGGCGGCATCGGGCCGGCCCAGTGTTTTGTTGCTGGACGAAGTAGCCGCGCATTTGGATCCTGTCCGCAGGACGGAGCTGTTCCGCCGCCTAAGAGGCGGTGGCGCGCAAATCTGGATGACAGGGACCGAAATCGCTCCCTTTGCAGATATAACCGCCGAAGCTGCCATCTGGCGTGTCAGCGACGGGGCATTGGAACGGCTCTAG
- a CDS encoding GDSL-type esterase/lipase family protein: MGISQKRTRMVFGFIAALALVGCDNQTAIEPPSSGNGAIADGELAIPVMGEQIDVLAFGDSLFAGYGLRDPGDSYPSKLEAALRVRGTNASIVNAGVSGDTSAAGLTRLEFTLNSQENVPDLFILELGGNDLLRGLSPAETRDNFTAMLTILKEREIPVLLMGMRAPPNYGPEYQADFDAIYGELAEEFGADLIPFWMEDVYQDASLFQSDRIHPTAEGIDAMVESTLDAVAAAIPANEGSDVGES; the protein is encoded by the coding sequence ATGGGCATCTCGCAGAAACGCACGAGGATGGTGTTTGGTTTCATCGCTGCATTGGCATTGGTGGGATGCGATAATCAGACTGCGATCGAACCGCCTTCATCTGGCAATGGCGCCATAGCCGATGGCGAATTGGCGATCCCAGTGATGGGCGAACAGATTGATGTGCTGGCTTTTGGCGACAGTCTGTTTGCCGGCTATGGCCTGCGCGATCCCGGCGATTCCTATCCATCCAAATTGGAAGCGGCACTGCGCGTGCGTGGCACAAACGCATCCATCGTAAACGCTGGTGTATCGGGCGATACCAGCGCCGCGGGACTGACCCGGCTCGAATTCACGCTCAATTCGCAGGAGAATGTACCGGATCTATTTATCCTTGAATTGGGCGGCAATGATTTGCTGCGGGGGCTATCTCCGGCAGAAACCCGTGACAATTTCACCGCCATGCTGACCATTCTAAAAGAGCGTGAGATACCGGTTTTGTTGATGGGAATGCGCGCACCACCCAATTACGGTCCCGAATATCAGGCCGACTTTGATGCGATCTACGGTGAGCTGGCCGAAGAGTTTGGGGCTGATCTCATCCCATTCTGGATGGAGGACGTTTATCAAGACGCGTCCTTGTTCCAATCCGACCGCATTCATCCCACCGCAGAGGGGATTGACGCGATGGTTGAATCAACTTTGGACGCGGTGGCCGCGGCAATTCCTGCCAATGAGGGTTCGGACGTTGGCGAAAGCTAG
- a CDS encoding ABC transporter ATP-binding protein — MTNSTTPPSAPNADLAISARDLTLTLGSDAAPVDILRGIDLDIAHGDVVALLGPSGSGKSSLMAVLSGLERATGGSLTVTGSNFATLDEDGLAAARRGRIGIVLQAFHLLPTMTAAENVATPMELAGFEDASPRATAELQAVGLGHRIDHYPTQLSGGEQQRVAIARAIAPRPGLIFADEPTGNLDVSTGEEIVELLFARRAETGATLLIITHDPALAAQCDRVLTMADGVIVSDERGSAAPSSDALKSNAAEAAE; from the coding sequence GTGACCAACTCTACAACTCCCCCCTCCGCCCCGAACGCTGATTTGGCGATCAGCGCACGCGATCTCACTCTAACCTTGGGCAGCGATGCTGCGCCGGTTGATATCTTGCGCGGGATCGATCTCGATATTGCGCATGGCGATGTCGTCGCACTGCTCGGACCATCTGGTTCCGGTAAAAGCTCGCTTATGGCGGTCCTTTCCGGGTTGGAGCGCGCCACTGGCGGATCGTTGACCGTCACCGGATCTAACTTTGCGACCCTAGACGAAGATGGATTGGCCGCCGCACGCAGAGGCCGCATCGGCATCGTGTTGCAGGCGTTCCATCTATTACCAACAATGACCGCGGCGGAAAATGTCGCAACCCCAATGGAATTGGCCGGTTTCGAAGACGCCAGCCCGCGTGCAACCGCCGAATTGCAGGCGGTGGGATTGGGCCACCGCATTGACCATTACCCGACGCAATTGTCTGGTGGCGAACAACAGCGCGTTGCCATTGCACGCGCCATTGCTCCGCGCCCCGGTTTGATATTCGCCGATGAACCAACCGGCAATTTGGATGTGAGCACCGGCGAGGAAATTGTCGAACTGTTGTTCGCGCGTCGTGCGGAAACTGGCGCGACCTTGTTGATCATCACCCATGACCCGGCATTGGCCGCTCAATGTGATCGGGTTCTGACAATGGCAGATGGCGTCATCGTCTCCGATGAACGCGGATCGGCTGCACCAAGTTCAGATGCGTTGAAAAGCAACGCCGCAGAGGCCGCTGAATGA
- a CDS encoding FtsX-like permease family protein produces the protein MSAAEGLGWAGAWNIAKRDLNARFRGLRLLLVCIFLGTAALAAIGTLTASIERELQSSGQELLGGDLEVEVWQRDLSSEEQSALREYGEISGGFRMQAMASTEDAAAPVELKAIDDKWPLYGAFTIIDSDQNSVTAGPPTGSDAYLAKGALDRLDITVGDTFRMGSMTLTAAGVIDNEPDRLSEGFQLGPTVLVARDVPEAAGLLQPGSLYQSKYRVAFDAASTDPEAAEEALTEAFPNAGFDFRTRDRASPGADRFVRQMSDFLTLVGLAALVIAGIGIAGGVSSYLDQRRASIATLKVLGASSRDIVRVYALQIAVAALIGSVLGLATGVLVTPLLGAALDGLLPVEAGFVIEPAPLMLAGAYGLLVAFAFAAAPLLRARSFPAMALMRSRIVPLARDKRALFATGIGIAAICALALITTAQPLLAGGFLIGAGAALIMLAGLGLALQYAARRIPRPSNPLLRSALSNLYRPGAPTSALVTALGFGLASFVLLAAIQSAIDGNIQSRVPQEAPDYFVIDLPPEGKDRFYELVQTPFPDAQLRSVPTMRGAILAFGEEGAMQRTADLEEIPEGAWALRGERGITYSDTPPEGSRIVDGEWWVEGHTGDALVSIDAEFAQAAGLKVGDMLTIGILGAERTVRIANLREIDWETMGFNFTLVFSANAIADAPHKLSATIDLPENADASDQGQLLRSMVQEFPSSSVIEVGEVLVQARVLLEQVGLATLAAAGVAVLAGLAVLMGAIAAARAARTYDTVVLRVLGASRRQILGLQLAEYGLIAAALALVALALGSGLAWVIITQLFEFDWLPDWGAVLAVLGLGLVMVMAFALGGSLPLLRAKPAQALREL, from the coding sequence ATGAGCGCTGCCGAAGGACTTGGTTGGGCCGGCGCCTGGAACATTGCGAAACGCGATCTCAACGCGCGGTTTCGCGGGCTACGATTGCTGCTCGTCTGCATATTCCTAGGAACGGCGGCCTTGGCGGCAATCGGCACCCTAACCGCATCGATAGAACGCGAATTGCAGTCTTCTGGGCAAGAATTGCTGGGCGGTGATCTCGAAGTCGAGGTTTGGCAACGCGATCTGTCTTCCGAAGAACAATCCGCATTGCGTGAATATGGTGAGATTTCCGGCGGTTTCCGGATGCAGGCCATGGCCAGCACCGAAGACGCCGCCGCACCCGTTGAATTGAAAGCCATCGATGACAAGTGGCCACTCTATGGCGCGTTCACGATCATCGACAGCGATCAAAACAGCGTCACCGCGGGCCCACCAACGGGGTCCGACGCCTATTTGGCGAAAGGCGCGCTCGACAGGCTTGATATCACTGTTGGCGACACCTTCCGCATGGGGTCGATGACACTGACCGCGGCTGGCGTGATCGACAATGAACCGGATCGGCTATCCGAAGGTTTCCAACTTGGCCCCACCGTTTTGGTAGCCCGCGATGTTCCAGAGGCGGCAGGATTGCTGCAGCCGGGGTCATTGTATCAAAGCAAATATCGCGTGGCTTTTGATGCCGCATCGACGGATCCCGAAGCGGCCGAAGAGGCTTTGACTGAGGCGTTTCCGAATGCGGGGTTTGATTTCCGTACACGCGATCGCGCATCGCCCGGCGCCGACCGATTTGTACGCCAGATGAGCGATTTCCTTACCTTGGTAGGATTGGCCGCGTTGGTGATCGCCGGGATCGGTATTGCGGGCGGGGTTTCATCCTATCTCGATCAACGCCGGGCCAGCATCGCGACACTCAAAGTCTTGGGTGCATCGTCGCGCGACATCGTTCGGGTATACGCGCTTCAAATTGCGGTTGCCGCGCTAATCGGCAGCGTGCTGGGATTGGCGACCGGCGTTCTGGTTACTCCGTTGCTGGGCGCTGCACTGGATGGATTGTTGCCGGTGGAAGCTGGCTTTGTGATTGAACCGGCCCCGCTGATGTTGGCGGGCGCGTATGGATTGTTGGTCGCCTTTGCATTTGCTGCAGCACCTCTGCTGCGCGCGCGCTCATTTCCGGCGATGGCTTTGATGCGGTCGCGCATTGTGCCTCTGGCTCGGGATAAACGCGCTCTGTTCGCGACCGGTATTGGGATCGCCGCAATCTGTGCGCTCGCTCTGATTACGACGGCACAACCTCTTTTGGCCGGAGGGTTCTTGATTGGTGCCGGTGCCGCTTTGATCATGCTGGCCGGACTTGGTCTGGCGCTGCAATACGCAGCACGCCGCATTCCGCGCCCGTCCAATCCCCTTTTGCGATCGGCCCTATCAAACCTCTATCGCCCCGGCGCACCCACAAGCGCGCTGGTTACCGCGTTGGGATTTGGTTTGGCGTCCTTCGTCTTGCTGGCGGCGATCCAAAGCGCAATTGACGGCAACATTCAAAGCCGCGTCCCGCAAGAGGCACCGGACTATTTCGTCATCGACCTTCCTCCCGAAGGGAAGGACCGTTTCTACGAATTGGTGCAAACACCCTTCCCAGATGCGCAATTGCGCAGCGTGCCAACAATGCGCGGGGCCATACTCGCCTTTGGTGAAGAAGGCGCGATGCAACGCACAGCCGATCTGGAAGAGATTCCCGAAGGCGCGTGGGCGCTGCGCGGCGAACGTGGGATAACCTATTCCGACACGCCGCCAGAAGGCAGCCGGATCGTAGATGGCGAATGGTGGGTAGAAGGGCATACTGGCGATGCGCTTGTCTCAATCGATGCCGAGTTTGCCCAAGCTGCCGGCCTTAAGGTGGGCGATATGTTGACCATCGGCATCCTGGGTGCAGAGCGCACCGTAAGGATCGCGAACCTGCGTGAAATTGATTGGGAGACGATGGGCTTCAACTTCACGCTTGTCTTTTCCGCCAACGCCATTGCCGATGCACCGCACAAATTGTCTGCAACAATCGACCTACCTGAGAATGCCGATGCGTCGGATCAGGGGCAATTGCTGCGCAGCATGGTGCAAGAATTCCCATCCAGCTCTGTGATCGAAGTGGGGGAGGTTCTGGTCCAAGCGCGTGTTTTGCTGGAACAAGTCGGTCTGGCCACATTGGCCGCTGCGGGGGTTGCGGTTTTGGCCGGGCTTGCCGTTTTGATGGGTGCTATCGCGGCGGCCCGCGCCGCCAGAACATATGACACAGTGGTCTTGCGCGTTTTGGGCGCCAGCCGCAGGCAGATCCTCGGCCTGCAACTGGCGGAGTACGGGTTAATTGCTGCAGCGCTTGCGTTGGTCGCATTGGCGTTGGGGTCGGGTTTGGCTTGGGTGATCATCACCCAATTGTTTGAATTTGATTGGCTGCCAGATTGGGGCGCGGTTCTCGCCGTTCTCGGGCTCGGCCTTGTGATGGTGATGGCCTTTGCCCTTGGCGGATCATTGCCGCTGCTTCGCGCGAAGCCTGCGCAAGCACTCAGAGAGCTTTAA
- a CDS encoding DUF805 domain-containing protein — MHWMILPLKRYVDFEGRSRRMEFWSFALLLFAVFLIFAGPFYFSFFTAIFSVNPTGPGSEEAMAEAILASFTTMNTIGLIVSTIFSLVVLIPWIAVTVRRLHDLGQSGWWYLGVIVASMIPFVGLLTSLAFLVVLLLPGTKGDNRFGPDPKATDLQETFD; from the coding sequence ATGCATTGGATGATTTTGCCGCTTAAACGCTACGTTGATTTCGAGGGCCGATCACGGCGCATGGAATTTTGGAGCTTTGCGCTTTTGCTCTTCGCGGTGTTCTTGATCTTTGCGGGGCCGTTCTATTTCTCGTTCTTCACGGCCATTTTCTCTGTGAACCCCACGGGGCCCGGATCTGAGGAAGCGATGGCTGAAGCTATCCTTGCTAGCTTCACGACCATGAACACGATCGGCCTGATTGTTTCGACGATCTTCAGCCTGGTGGTCCTTATACCGTGGATCGCTGTCACGGTCCGCCGCTTGCATGATCTGGGGCAATCGGGTTGGTGGTATTTGGGCGTGATCGTTGCCTCGATGATCCCGTTTGTTGGACTGTTGACCAGCTTGGCATTCTTGGTTGTTCTGCTTTTGCCTGGCACCAAGGGGGACAACCGCTTTGGACCAGACCCAAAGGCGACAGATCTTCAAGAAACCTTTGATTGA
- a CDS encoding TonB-dependent receptor domain-containing protein — translation MRSTISGAAGSYRFTLLAGAAAFAVSAPTVAFAQDSEEPELEAPQASNQIIVTASKREQTLQETPISVSVTTGETLENAQIRDVLDLQTVTPSLRVSQLQTSSASTFIIRGFGNGDNNFGIEPSVGVFIDGVFRSRSAAALGDLPNVQRIEVLNGPQSTLFGKNASAGVISVVTREPQFEFGGSVEAVYGNFNTIFLKGDVTGPITDNIAFSLDGNYQQRDGYSTIVNLDEEQNNRDRFGVRGQLLIEPTPDFKIRAIVDYSEIDEVCCQVGTLVGGPTVGAINAVGGQIGSADTFFNREAFLNFVPTNQVENYGGSIQMDYNAGPIQFTSITAYRELRNFFLSDIDYTSASIATETRDQAVDTFTQEFRITSDFDGPINFLLGGYYFDEKISQDSAIQNGADIRDIFELLAGGNPADVLSGAPSVFNGVEQALGLAQESIFRTPLLSQETFSMDNTSYSIFGTVDFEPTDGLVFTGGFNYTDDSKDFALSQISPDPLGQVNLVDAFITGATAANPGLPTVTDRAGFQALPEAVQAGLLAAALDPTQNPLIGLQGFQFQPPFLTIPNSVEDGKTNDDKLTYLLRVAYQASNEINLYASYATGFKASSVNLSRDSRPSSADFVAGPGGSTFAAPSSPILDAGLAIPNLRSGTRFAGPENAEVYEIGMKAQWDGFGFNLALFDQTIDGFQSLAFTGTGFALQNAGQQSVKGAEFDATIIPTDGLVLTFALTYLDPLFDDFPGSVLGDLSGVRPAGIPEIAIATSATYTHEWDSGTRIISRIDYNHESNTPINNGLPTFNAALGNTQIFSREVNLVNTSVTLVLNNGLEVGAFARNLFDDEFITTVFDGVAQAGTVSGYPNQPRTYGGVVRFRF, via the coding sequence ATGCGTTCCACTATTTCCGGCGCCGCCGGGTCGTACCGCTTTACCCTACTTGCAGGTGCAGCCGCTTTTGCTGTTTCCGCTCCAACCGTAGCCTTCGCCCAAGACAGCGAAGAACCGGAGCTCGAAGCGCCACAAGCCAGCAACCAAATCATTGTTACCGCGTCTAAGCGCGAGCAAACACTGCAAGAAACGCCGATTTCGGTTTCTGTGACAACCGGCGAAACACTTGAGAATGCGCAAATTCGCGACGTTCTCGATCTGCAAACGGTTACCCCGTCGCTGCGCGTTAGCCAGCTGCAAACATCGTCTGCTTCGACTTTCATCATTCGCGGTTTTGGTAACGGCGATAACAACTTTGGTATCGAACCATCGGTTGGCGTTTTCATTGACGGCGTTTTCCGTTCACGTTCGGCCGCTGCACTGGGTGATCTTCCCAATGTTCAGCGCATCGAAGTTCTGAACGGTCCACAATCGACCCTGTTCGGTAAGAACGCGTCGGCAGGCGTTATCTCTGTCGTTACCCGCGAACCACAATTTGAGTTCGGTGGCAGCGTCGAAGCCGTTTACGGCAACTTCAACACCATCTTCCTTAAAGGCGATGTAACCGGTCCAATCACCGACAACATCGCTTTCTCGCTCGACGGTAACTACCAACAGCGCGACGGTTACTCGACCATCGTCAACCTTGATGAAGAGCAAAACAACCGTGACCGGTTTGGCGTTCGTGGCCAATTGCTGATCGAGCCAACCCCCGATTTCAAAATCCGCGCAATCGTCGACTATTCTGAGATTGACGAAGTCTGTTGTCAGGTTGGTACGCTTGTAGGCGGCCCGACTGTCGGAGCGATCAACGCTGTTGGCGGTCAAATTGGATCGGCAGACACGTTCTTCAATCGTGAGGCGTTTCTGAACTTTGTTCCGACAAACCAAGTTGAGAATTACGGCGGCTCGATCCAAATGGATTACAACGCCGGTCCGATCCAATTCACGTCGATCACGGCTTACCGTGAATTGCGCAACTTCTTTTTGTCCGACATTGATTACACCAGTGCATCGATCGCTACGGAAACGCGCGATCAGGCGGTGGACACCTTCACTCAAGAATTCCGGATCACGTCAGATTTTGACGGACCGATCAACTTCTTGCTTGGTGGTTACTACTTCGATGAAAAGATCTCTCAAGACAGCGCGATTCAAAATGGCGCTGATATTCGCGACATCTTTGAACTGCTCGCAGGCGGCAACCCAGCCGATGTGTTGAGCGGTGCACCATCGGTGTTTAACGGTGTTGAGCAAGCTCTCGGTCTTGCACAGGAAAGCATTTTCCGCACACCATTGTTGAGCCAAGAAACGTTCAGCATGGACAACACGTCCTACTCAATCTTCGGTACGGTCGATTTTGAACCAACAGATGGCCTCGTGTTCACTGGCGGCTTTAACTACACCGACGATTCCAAAGACTTTGCTTTGAGCCAAATTAGCCCGGATCCATTGGGTCAGGTCAATCTGGTTGATGCGTTTATCACTGGTGCGACTGCGGCTAACCCCGGTTTGCCAACGGTAACCGACCGTGCTGGTTTCCAGGCTCTGCCAGAAGCCGTACAAGCTGGTCTGCTGGCAGCCGCTCTTGACCCAACGCAAAACCCGTTGATTGGTCTGCAAGGTTTCCAATTCCAGCCACCGTTCTTGACCATCCCGAACTCTGTCGAAGACGGTAAGACAAACGATGACAAGCTGACGTATTTGTTGCGTGTTGCCTATCAGGCTTCGAACGAGATTAACCTCTACGCCAGCTACGCAACCGGCTTTAAAGCCAGTTCGGTCAACCTGTCGCGTGACAGCCGCCCATCCAGCGCAGACTTTGTTGCTGGTCCAGGTGGTTCGACCTTCGCTGCACCGTCATCGCCAATTCTTGACGCTGGTCTGGCCATTCCAAACCTGCGTTCAGGCACACGCTTTGCTGGTCCTGAGAATGCCGAAGTCTACGAAATCGGTATGAAAGCTCAGTGGGACGGATTTGGCTTTAACCTTGCTCTGTTCGACCAAACGATCGACGGCTTCCAAAGCCTTGCCTTCACCGGCACAGGTTTTGCGCTTCAGAACGCTGGTCAGCAATCGGTTAAGGGTGCAGAATTCGACGCAACCATCATTCCAACAGATGGCTTGGTTCTCACCTTTGCTCTGACGTATCTCGATCCGCTCTTCGATGACTTCCCAGGAAGCGTCTTGGGCGATCTGTCGGGTGTTCGTCCGGCTGGTATTCCAGAAATCGCAATCGCGACAAGTGCAACATACACGCACGAATGGGATAGCGGTACGCGCATCATCAGCCGTATCGATTACAACCATGAGAGCAACACGCCGATCAACAATGGTCTGCCAACCTTTAACGCAGCTCTTGGCAACACCCAGATCTTCAGCCGTGAAGTCAACCTTGTGAACACATCGGTTACACTGGTTCTGAACAACGGTCTCGAAGTGGGTGCGTTTGCCCGTAACCTGTTCGATGATGAGTTCATCACGACAGTGTTCGACGGCGTTGCACAGGCCGGTACGGTTTCGGGTTACCCGAACCAACCGCGCACTTATGGCGGCGTTGTTCGCTTCCGTTTCTGA